aactcatttggGATGATACCACTtataagaaaatttgctagatccgcgaaacatggcacctctttcattgaaatagccaagagtttctcatcggtgaaggagtcattgattttaaggccatcatgcggcctcccctcctcctccaaacgagacaagtggtccgccacttggttttcacttcctttgtgatcttggatgtcaatatcaaactcttgcaataaaagcacccatctcatcaaccgggctttggaatatttcttgcttataagatagcgaagtgccgcatgatccgtgtggacaatgacttttgcacccatcaagtacgggcgaaacttctccatagACGATggaaaggagctctttctccgtgaaggtgtagttgacttgggcactattcatggtctaaCTAGCaaagtagaccggatgaaaaatcttgttgatgcgtgGCCCCAAAATAGCCCCTaccgctacatcacttgcatcgcacatgagctcaaaaggaacactccaatttggagcggtaatAATGGGAGTattagtcaacttgaactttagcaattcaaaggttttcatgcaatcatcattgaagagGAACTTAGCATATTTATACAAaagcttgcacaatgggttcaccactctagagaaatccttgatgaaacgccGGTAAAATCCCGTGTGACCTAAGAAACTTCGCACGCCTTTCactgaagttggaggtggaagtttagaaatcacctcaatcttttccTTGTCGACTTTAATGCCATTCTTTGatatcttgtggccaaggacaatgccttcctcgaccatgaaatgacatttctcccaattgagcaccaagtttgtttcttcacatcttggcAACACTTTATCTAAGTTTgcgagacaatcatcaaaagaattcccgaccaccgagaagtcatccatgaagacatCAAggtaatcctccaccatgtccgtgaagatcaccatcatacacctttgaaaagtcgccggtgcattacacaactcaaatgacatcctcttgaaggcaaaagtaccataaggacattTAAAGGtagtcttctcttgatcctccagagtaataagaatttggttgtagcaaGAATACCCATCATAaaaacaatagaaagcacgactgGCCAATTTATCAAGCATTTGATttaggaagggaagtggaaaattgtccttccttatgactttgttgagcttacgatagtccatacacactctccacccggtcactgttcttataggaatcaactcattcttatcatcggtgaccaccgtcatgcccccccttctttgggacacaatgaaccggagaagtccatgaactatcggaaatgggatagacaaccccgacattcagccacttgatgatctcctttttgacaacttcttgcatggcttcgttgagtctcctttgatgttcattagatggtttggcaccttcctccaagttaatcttgtgcatgaaaaatgcggggcttatcccccgaatatccgccaatgtctaTCCAAtaaccttcttcctcttttgtagcaccgccaatgtagagtctacctgcacgttagtcaaataagaggaaagaataactggtaaagtagaagaagggccaagaaattcataccgaagatatggaggcaatggcttcaactccaagataggaggctcctcgatcgagggctttgttggaggagttgtcctattttcaagatctaaggacaatttgcgGGGCTCATATGTTTACGACCCCGTTCCTTGTAatgagttcacacattccatgaagtcatccattttgtcatcatcaaagttgagcaagacatcCTCAATGTATCATCAATATTCATCACAACACTTGTTTCATCTACAATCACATCAGTCACCAAGTCTACGAAAGAACACACCTCTTTGCTATtgggttgccgcatggacttacacacacggaaaaccactttttcatcactaACCCGGAAGgtaagttctccggcttcaacatcaactagagccttccccgtagcaagaaaaggtctaccaagaataatcggcacctaataatcaacctcacaatcaagaatgacaaaattTGCCGgaaaaatgaatttatcaacacgaaccaatacatcttcaatcactcccaatggtctcttcatggtacgatcggccatttgtaatctcatagatgtgagTCTTtgtttcccaattcccaaagtcttgaaaatcgaatagggcatcaaattgacacttgccccaagatcacaaagagcttttgcaaactcggcactcccaatggtacaaggaatcgtgaaagcgtCGAGATCCTCCAACttgggagccattgaatgcaaAATTGCACTCCCTTGATGAGTCATTtttatagtttcaaaattcaccTATTGCTTCTTTgtcactaaatccttcataaactttgcataaccgggcattttctCCAAGGCTTCAACGAACGGCATATTGATAGATaggctcttcatcatgtcaatgaactttttcaattgattctcgccatttttcttggcgagcctttgaggagatggaggaggaggcctaggCATTaatgccttagccttttgcactactggttccggtatgtcaacaatgcgatccctagacgggtttacTTCCTCTTGAGCTtcctccacattgtcatcaatatcaatccgcacttcctCATTTGCTTTCACCACATTATCCGGGATCTCATCTTCTTcaaccacttgctcatcatccacaagctTCCATTGATTCTAGGTGGGTGCAtctccaccttttccactccttgtagtaATGGTCATGGCATGTCTCgtattgtttccaccctttgggttcaccaccgtgtcacttggtagtgcccccttaggacgagtgtttagggcttgagagattttccccatttggacttccaagttttggatagatatattgtgagaggcaagttgggcatcgaagttggcatttt
This sequence is a window from Nicotiana tomentosiformis chromosome 5, ASM39032v3, whole genome shotgun sequence. Protein-coding genes within it:
- the LOC138892984 gene encoding uncharacterized protein — its product is MTHQGSAILHSMAPKLEDLDAFTIPCTIGSAEFAKALCDLGASVNLMPYSIFKTLGIGKQRLTSMRLQMADRTMKRPLGVIEDVLVPIILGRPFLATGKALVDVEAGELTFRVSDEKVVFRVCRLYIGGATKEEEGYWIDIGGYSGDKPRIFHAQD